From the genome of Streptomyces sp. V1I1, one region includes:
- a CDS encoding 4'-phosphopantetheinyl transferase superfamily protein produces MVIFPGPVTNPATEQGFARPVRVTGPEGPWEQVRDAVREYGSVVVHAQLDDWLPADLDAPELRPLLGRDYTRFAAMTHYQIRSRFVSSRLLLKHVACAIIEASPQSVELAYKPGGRPYLRGLDQIDISLSHTDTLLLVGLTRRGWIGVDAELRDRPMLGLGTENQVCTPHEREALAQIADERRNGALVRLWTLKEAYSKAIGQGMRFRFTEFGFGPQERKVQVLRPDGSRGTGDEWTFHTCLVDRRYTVSVALFDAGFGDTSDTAASTMLDAGLMEALANTGLDEAPT; encoded by the coding sequence ATGGTGATCTTTCCGGGACCCGTGACGAACCCCGCGACGGAGCAGGGATTCGCCCGACCCGTGCGGGTGACCGGCCCCGAGGGCCCCTGGGAGCAGGTCCGTGACGCGGTACGGGAGTACGGCAGCGTGGTCGTCCACGCGCAGCTCGACGACTGGCTGCCCGCCGACCTGGACGCGCCCGAACTGCGCCCGCTGCTCGGCCGCGACTACACGCGCTTCGCCGCCATGACGCATTATCAGATCCGGTCCCGCTTCGTGTCGTCCAGGCTGCTGCTCAAACATGTCGCCTGCGCGATCATCGAGGCATCCCCGCAGTCCGTCGAGCTCGCCTACAAGCCGGGCGGACGCCCGTATCTGCGCGGCCTCGACCAGATCGACATCAGCCTCAGCCACACCGACACACTGCTTCTGGTCGGACTGACCCGCCGCGGCTGGATCGGCGTGGACGCCGAACTCAGGGACCGGCCGATGCTCGGACTCGGCACCGAGAACCAGGTGTGTACGCCGCACGAGCGCGAGGCCCTCGCGCAGATCGCCGACGAGCGGCGCAACGGCGCGCTGGTGCGTCTGTGGACGCTGAAGGAGGCGTACAGCAAGGCGATCGGTCAGGGCATGCGGTTCCGCTTCACGGAGTTCGGCTTCGGGCCGCAGGAGCGCAAGGTGCAGGTCCTGAGACCGGACGGGTCGCGCGGCACCGGCGATGAATGGACCTTCCACACCTGCCTGGTGGACCGCCGGTACACGGTGAGCGTGGCCCTGTTCGACGCGGGCTTCGGCGACACCAGCGACACCGCCGCGTCCACCATGCTCGACGCCGGCCTCATGGAGGCGCTGGCGAACACCGGACTGGACGAGGCACCGACATGA
- a CDS encoding 2-oxo acid dehydrogenase subunit E2 has protein sequence MTVSRDRARRHTRYFLSWARAAAPVHLGADVDMTRVEEHRAAGRAAGRRYSVVSYLLHAAGRVVARHPEARAMARGVLWPRTAPLPDVAAKLALDRRTEGGERVVLTAVLPRIAVATHTEIQDLVDLCRESDPHDLPGAAAVRLLNQLPPPVGQLAFRLGVRSPGTRAQRLGTFAVSSLGHRAVDVFHSYGGTALTFCAGRVSDRAVVRGGRIVAAPVMRLGLTFDHRVLDGAAAADVLDGVVKRLEGWHGDLSGTRDEPRDGAGIRPTRAGDRPRGPLGAGP, from the coding sequence ATGACCGTGTCCCGGGACCGGGCCAGGCGCCATACGCGCTACTTCCTCAGCTGGGCGCGGGCCGCCGCCCCCGTCCACCTCGGCGCCGACGTCGACATGACCCGCGTCGAGGAGCACCGGGCCGCCGGACGCGCGGCAGGCCGGCGGTACTCGGTGGTGAGCTATCTGCTGCACGCCGCCGGGCGGGTCGTCGCCCGGCACCCCGAGGCCCGCGCGATGGCGCGGGGCGTGCTGTGGCCGCGTACCGCGCCACTGCCGGATGTGGCGGCCAAGCTCGCACTGGACCGCAGGACCGAGGGCGGCGAGCGCGTGGTGCTCACCGCCGTGCTGCCGCGCATCGCCGTGGCGACCCATACGGAGATCCAGGATTTGGTGGACCTGTGCCGCGAGAGCGACCCGCACGACCTGCCAGGCGCCGCGGCGGTGCGGCTGCTCAACCAGCTGCCGCCGCCCGTCGGGCAGTTGGCGTTCCGGCTCGGAGTACGCAGTCCGGGCACCAGGGCCCAGCGGCTCGGGACCTTCGCGGTGAGCTCGCTCGGGCACCGCGCTGTCGATGTCTTCCACTCCTACGGCGGCACGGCACTCACCTTCTGCGCGGGGCGGGTGAGCGACCGTGCCGTGGTGCGCGGCGGCCGGATCGTGGCAGCGCCGGTCATGCGCCTGGGGCTGACTTTCGACCACAGAGTGCTCGACGGAGCTGCCGCGGCGGACGTACTCGACGGAGTGGTGAAGCGGCTGGAGGGCTGGCATGGTGATCTTTCCGGGACCCGTGACGAACCCCGCGACGGAGCAGGGATTCGCCCGACCCGTGCGGGTGACCGGCCCCGAGGGCCCCTGGGAGCAGGTCCGTGA
- a CDS encoding phosphopantetheine-binding protein has product MHTVIDLISLANEHLGTDLEPDDAGRELTELPCWDSVHLLRLVSLLETELGRPVPVAEMLQARSISEIWTVAVAT; this is encoded by the coding sequence ATGCACACCGTCATCGATCTGATCTCACTCGCCAACGAACACCTGGGCACCGACCTGGAACCGGACGACGCGGGACGCGAGCTGACCGAGCTGCCCTGCTGGGACTCGGTCCATCTGCTGCGCCTCGTATCCCTGCTGGAAACGGAGCTGGGCAGGCCGGTCCCGGTCGCCGAAATGCTCCAGGCACGCAGCATCAGCGAGATCTGGACCGTAGCGGTGGCGACATGA
- a CDS encoding HAD family hydrolase: MSARGEAQQELRALHEEGRLAHAYPRVPALLARLDDDALDHAGRLLARLSPADVLTAHPETPAVRIAVTGRSTTAGLVPALTAQLARHGLLLIPYAAGSGGYVQDLADPASAVYAHRPDLTLCVLDPLTVWDRVRPPWQPYGVALEAERQRLLLAELAATHAAHAPQGATFVLNTVPLLRRFTHQLTGLAQRAELGAIWREFNADLLRMSDPAAGVAVLDLEPLTASGVRADDPRLGAYADAHCTAGLLAGYAREAAHLARAQRGDAKKCLVLDLDGTLWDGILAEDGPERVRAADSLRAGAFADFRRTVEQLASQGVLLAVCSKNDPEPVARALAAHPDWPLSTDDFVTIVADWGSKAESIHKIAAGLGISPSAVVFADDSPFEREVARAGVPGAAVLPLDAEPALHSEHLLADGWFDVPFVTDEDRGRAARYREREQRDRRRAGAKDYESFLRGLGIEVDVGPAKSHETARIAQLSLRTNRFNLSGERLTGAQIKRLGQDPDALVLAVRAADRFGDDGVVGAVFARRDGAGLHLENMVVSCRVLGRGIEDAVLAGLLHAARQAALPAVHALWRQAAANEAQHAFYPAHGFETASRTGGAIRYRHALEQLPPVPSHVRLRLRLAHDRAQEVESCTPSSI, from the coding sequence ATGAGCGCGCGAGGCGAAGCACAGCAGGAGTTGCGTGCCCTCCACGAAGAGGGCCGGCTCGCCCACGCGTACCCTCGAGTTCCCGCGCTGCTCGCCCGGCTCGACGACGACGCACTCGACCACGCGGGACGGCTGCTTGCCCGGCTGAGCCCTGCCGATGTGCTCACCGCCCACCCCGAGACCCCGGCCGTGCGCATCGCGGTGACCGGGCGCTCCACCACCGCCGGACTCGTGCCCGCGCTCACCGCCCAGCTCGCCCGGCACGGACTGCTCCTGATCCCGTACGCGGCAGGCAGCGGCGGCTATGTCCAGGACCTCGCCGACCCGGCATCCGCCGTGTACGCGCACCGGCCGGACCTCACCCTGTGCGTCCTGGACCCGCTGACCGTCTGGGACCGGGTGCGGCCGCCCTGGCAGCCCTACGGCGTGGCCCTCGAAGCCGAACGGCAGCGGCTGCTGCTGGCCGAACTCGCCGCCACCCACGCCGCACACGCCCCCCAGGGGGCGACCTTCGTACTGAACACCGTGCCGCTGCTGCGGCGCTTCACCCACCAGCTGACCGGACTCGCACAGCGTGCAGAACTGGGCGCCATCTGGCGGGAGTTCAACGCGGACCTGCTGCGGATGTCCGACCCGGCGGCGGGCGTGGCCGTACTCGACCTGGAGCCGCTGACCGCATCGGGGGTGCGCGCCGACGATCCGCGTCTGGGCGCGTACGCCGATGCGCACTGCACCGCCGGGCTGCTGGCCGGGTACGCCCGCGAGGCCGCCCACCTCGCCAGGGCGCAGCGCGGCGACGCCAAGAAGTGCCTGGTCCTCGACCTCGACGGCACCCTGTGGGACGGCATACTCGCCGAGGACGGGCCCGAGCGGGTGCGCGCCGCCGACTCGCTGCGTGCGGGCGCGTTCGCGGACTTCCGGCGGACGGTCGAGCAGCTCGCCTCGCAGGGCGTGCTGCTCGCCGTATGCAGCAAGAACGACCCGGAACCGGTCGCCCGGGCCCTGGCCGCCCACCCCGACTGGCCGTTGAGCACCGACGACTTCGTCACCATCGTCGCCGACTGGGGCTCCAAGGCCGAGAGCATCCACAAGATCGCGGCCGGTCTGGGCATCTCGCCGTCAGCCGTCGTCTTCGCCGACGACAGCCCCTTCGAGCGGGAGGTCGCACGGGCCGGAGTGCCGGGGGCCGCCGTCCTGCCGCTGGACGCCGAACCGGCCCTCCACAGCGAACACCTGCTGGCCGACGGCTGGTTCGACGTCCCCTTCGTCACCGACGAGGACCGCGGCCGGGCCGCCCGCTACCGGGAACGCGAACAGCGCGACCGCCGGCGGGCCGGCGCGAAGGACTACGAGAGCTTCCTGCGCGGCCTCGGCATCGAGGTCGACGTCGGCCCCGCGAAAAGCCACGAGACCGCCAGGATCGCCCAGTTGAGCCTGCGCACCAACCGCTTCAATCTCAGCGGAGAGCGGCTGACCGGCGCACAGATCAAGCGCCTTGGCCAGGACCCGGATGCGCTCGTGCTCGCGGTGCGCGCCGCCGACCGCTTCGGCGACGACGGAGTGGTCGGCGCGGTCTTCGCCCGCAGGGACGGCGCCGGACTGCATCTGGAGAACATGGTCGTCAGCTGCCGGGTGCTGGGCCGCGGCATCGAGGACGCCGTACTGGCCGGACTGCTGCACGCCGCACGGCAGGCCGCGCTGCCCGCCGTGCACGCGCTGTGGCGGCAGGCCGCGGCCAACGAGGCCCAGCACGCCTTCTACCCGGCCCACGGCTTCGAGACGGCATCTCGGACCGGTGGCGCGATCCGCTACCGGCACGCGCTGGAGCAACTTCCGCCCGTCCCTTCCCATGTGCGGCTGCGGCTGCGCCTCGCGCACGACCGGGCACAGGAGGTGGAGTCATGCACACCGTCATCGATCTGA
- a CDS encoding 3-oxoacyl-ACP synthase III family protein — MTWPAGRVGPVQLAGVGTALPGEPVDNAALSRRLGIAAEWVETFIGTRTRHFARDLDGGTVRWTLEDLCTDAADRALADAGADSDDVAFVVLATATPDALMPTTAALVADRLGIDQVPVYQLQSGCSGAVQALALASALLACGPRGGKPVGLVIGGDVCSKHLDLRQDFRELPPSQLVNYVLFGDGAGAVALSREPGAARAVLTLAEHWLSGLGRAPGQRVEWFGLADRHTDLPAVTEDYKAVETMVPVMSQEVLDTLLDTLGWPAATLGHVLPPQLSGRMTERITRGLRQGLEWEEVSCVADTGNNGNALVFFQLERLLPRLGAGGRALGIAIESSKWIKSGFAVEATE; from the coding sequence ATGACCTGGCCCGCGGGCCGCGTGGGGCCCGTCCAGCTGGCCGGGGTCGGCACCGCCCTGCCCGGCGAGCCGGTCGACAACGCCGCGCTGTCGCGGAGGCTCGGCATCGCCGCGGAGTGGGTGGAGACGTTCATCGGCACCAGGACCCGGCACTTCGCACGCGACCTCGACGGCGGCACCGTCCGATGGACCCTGGAGGACCTGTGCACCGACGCCGCCGACCGGGCGCTGGCCGACGCCGGAGCGGATTCCGACGATGTGGCCTTCGTCGTGCTGGCCACCGCGACCCCGGACGCCCTGATGCCGACCACGGCCGCGCTGGTCGCCGACCGGCTCGGCATCGACCAAGTGCCCGTCTACCAGCTCCAGTCCGGCTGTTCGGGCGCGGTGCAGGCGCTGGCGCTCGCCTCGGCCCTGCTCGCGTGCGGGCCGCGCGGCGGAAAGCCGGTGGGCCTGGTGATCGGCGGCGACGTATGCAGCAAACACCTCGATCTGCGCCAGGACTTCCGGGAGTTGCCGCCCTCCCAGCTCGTCAACTACGTCCTTTTCGGCGACGGCGCGGGAGCTGTCGCCCTCAGCCGCGAACCGGGTGCCGCCCGGGCCGTATTGACCCTGGCCGAGCACTGGCTCAGCGGCCTCGGCCGCGCGCCGGGACAGCGCGTCGAATGGTTCGGACTGGCCGACCGCCATACGGACCTGCCCGCCGTGACGGAGGACTACAAGGCCGTCGAGACCATGGTCCCCGTCATGTCCCAGGAGGTCCTCGACACCCTGCTCGACACCCTCGGCTGGCCCGCCGCGACCCTCGGCCATGTCCTTCCGCCACAGCTCAGCGGCAGGATGACCGAGCGCATCACGAGGGGTCTGCGGCAGGGCCTCGAGTGGGAGGAGGTCTCCTGTGTCGCGGACACCGGAAACAACGGAAACGCGCTGGTCTTCTTCCAGCTGGAGCGGCTTCTGCCGCGGCTGGGGGCAGGCGGGCGGGCCCTCGGCATCGCGATCGAGTCCAGCAAATGGATCAAGTCCGGCTTCGCAGTGGAGGCGACGGAATGA
- a CDS encoding beta-ketoacyl synthase N-terminal-like domain-containing protein: MGRPSGPSRHPVAVVGLDCRFPGAPGPDAYWQLLMSGANAIGERPASRGPSAVPGGFLADADAFDRSFFAVPTAEASAMDPQQRLLLECSWRAIEDAGMSPTRLARGSVGTYVGSMSDDWMRLSIAAPDGVTPRTGTGSGRSMLANRVSYQLDLRGPSLTVDTACSSSLVAVHLACTALRAGECDIALAGGVNIVVGQVLDEIYAQAGLAAPDGRCKPFSAAADGIGRGEGVGVVALRLLEDAVRDGDPVHAVILGSAVNQDGRSNGIMAPHRASQREVIATACRRAGVAPQDIRFVEAHGTGTPLGDQIEVLSLGDVFRDTQGVRKWPLAIGAVKGAIGHTEGAAGMAGLIKTVLALRHGVVPRSPAYGEENPRLGLARRSMELITEPLELPADGCRAGVSSFGMGGTNAHVVLETAPQSAAPAAGSGPCAGVFTLSADTPRALRRNLRIQAVDVAGRTGDELARLCWTSNRSRAALPYRFATAADSTEELASRLFAGAELETEYAEAAEEPVLAFAFTGQGAQYPRMTAGLYEGSSVYRTFLEEASKALQPYTVTPVHEAILAGDPVIHRTGTTQPALFAVEYALARTLMELGVRPAAVIGHSIGEFAAAVVAEALDLADAARLVAVRGAFMQQLPEGGGMLATRARPAEAAALVADEPAVGIGALNGPGATVLSGDLAALGRIRARLEERGLACTPLKVSHAFHSPLMTPMLGRFERVASRIPGGRPRLPFHSTVRGRLLAPGEELDAAYWTEHVSATVRFEDAVTSLCGRPPTHVVEIGPGPVLSNLLRRIGAARDIPALGVCRGEGSGPREVGELLARLHQDGLDPAWDTFYPDAGKRAVRMPAHAFSTEWRSWHQQPAVSAPAARPSGAPATGPDPDRVRQGVREAVVMVRGGRHDELDDGLRFYDDLGFDSVMLMELKYRLEVRFPEIGELSMPEMLSSLVTVESLIGYLSEQLNAAVAP; encoded by the coding sequence ATGGGCCGTCCATCGGGCCCGTCCCGACACCCGGTCGCGGTGGTGGGTCTGGACTGCAGATTCCCGGGCGCGCCCGGGCCGGATGCGTACTGGCAGCTGCTGATGAGCGGGGCGAACGCGATCGGTGAACGCCCCGCCTCGCGCGGCCCGTCCGCCGTGCCCGGCGGCTTCCTCGCCGACGCCGACGCCTTCGACCGGTCCTTCTTCGCCGTCCCCACCGCCGAGGCGAGCGCGATGGACCCGCAGCAGAGGCTGCTCCTCGAATGCTCCTGGCGGGCCATCGAGGACGCCGGAATGTCCCCGACCCGGCTCGCACGCGGCTCGGTGGGCACCTATGTGGGCTCCATGTCCGACGACTGGATGCGGCTCAGCATCGCCGCGCCCGACGGGGTCACCCCGCGCACCGGCACCGGCAGCGGCCGCTCCATGCTCGCCAACCGCGTCTCCTACCAGCTCGATCTGCGCGGCCCCAGCCTCACTGTGGACACCGCGTGCTCCTCGTCCCTGGTCGCCGTGCATCTCGCCTGCACCGCGCTGCGTGCCGGGGAGTGCGACATCGCGCTGGCCGGCGGCGTCAACATCGTCGTCGGCCAGGTGCTCGACGAGATCTACGCACAGGCCGGACTCGCAGCCCCCGACGGCCGGTGCAAACCCTTCTCCGCCGCAGCGGACGGCATCGGCCGCGGTGAGGGCGTCGGCGTGGTCGCGCTGCGGCTGCTGGAGGACGCGGTGCGCGACGGCGACCCCGTCCACGCGGTGATCCTCGGCAGCGCCGTCAACCAGGACGGCCGCAGCAACGGCATCATGGCCCCGCACCGCGCCTCCCAGCGCGAGGTGATCGCAACCGCCTGCCGCCGGGCCGGGGTCGCCCCCCAGGACATCCGCTTCGTCGAGGCCCATGGCACCGGCACCCCGCTCGGCGACCAGATCGAAGTGCTCTCGCTCGGCGACGTGTTCCGCGACACCCAGGGCGTACGGAAATGGCCCCTGGCCATCGGCGCGGTCAAGGGCGCCATCGGTCACACCGAGGGCGCGGCCGGAATGGCCGGCCTGATCAAGACTGTACTGGCGCTGCGGCACGGCGTCGTGCCGCGCAGCCCCGCGTACGGCGAGGAGAACCCGCGGCTGGGACTGGCCCGCCGCTCCATGGAGCTGATCACCGAGCCGCTCGAACTGCCCGCCGACGGCTGCCGCGCGGGCGTCTCCAGCTTCGGCATGGGCGGAACCAATGCCCATGTGGTGCTCGAAACCGCACCGCAGAGCGCCGCGCCGGCCGCCGGGTCCGGCCCGTGCGCGGGGGTCTTCACGTTGTCCGCCGACACCCCCCGGGCGCTGCGCCGCAATCTGCGCATCCAGGCCGTCGACGTCGCCGGCCGCACCGGCGACGAGCTCGCCCGGCTGTGCTGGACCAGCAACCGGTCCCGCGCCGCCCTGCCGTACCGCTTCGCCACCGCGGCCGACAGCACCGAGGAACTCGCGTCCCGGCTGTTCGCCGGCGCCGAGCTGGAGACCGAGTACGCCGAGGCCGCCGAAGAGCCGGTCCTGGCCTTCGCGTTCACCGGACAGGGCGCCCAGTACCCGAGGATGACCGCCGGTCTCTACGAAGGCTCGAGCGTCTACCGGACCTTCCTGGAAGAGGCGTCCAAGGCACTGCAGCCGTACACCGTCACCCCCGTCCACGAGGCAATCCTCGCCGGGGACCCCGTCATCCACCGGACCGGCACCACCCAGCCCGCCCTGTTCGCCGTGGAGTACGCCCTGGCCCGCACCCTGATGGAGCTCGGGGTGCGGCCCGCCGCGGTCATCGGGCACAGCATCGGCGAGTTCGCGGCCGCCGTCGTCGCCGAGGCGCTGGACCTGGCGGACGCGGCCAGGCTCGTCGCCGTACGCGGCGCCTTTATGCAGCAACTGCCCGAAGGCGGCGGCATGCTGGCCACCAGGGCCCGCCCCGCGGAGGCCGCAGCCCTGGTCGCGGACGAGCCCGCCGTCGGCATCGGCGCGCTCAACGGGCCCGGCGCAACCGTGCTCTCCGGCGACCTCGCAGCCCTCGGCCGGATCCGCGCCCGGCTCGAGGAGCGCGGCCTGGCCTGTACTCCGCTCAAGGTCTCGCACGCCTTCCACTCGCCGCTGATGACACCCATGCTGGGCCGTTTCGAGCGGGTCGCCTCACGCATCCCCGGCGGGCGGCCGCGGCTGCCCTTCCACTCGACGGTACGCGGCAGACTCCTCGCGCCCGGCGAGGAACTGGACGCCGCCTACTGGACGGAACACGTCTCTGCGACCGTACGGTTCGAGGACGCCGTCACCTCGCTGTGCGGCCGGCCGCCCACCCATGTCGTCGAGATCGGGCCGGGGCCGGTGCTCAGCAATCTGCTCCGGCGGATCGGCGCGGCCCGCGACATCCCCGCCCTCGGCGTCTGCCGGGGCGAGGGCTCCGGGCCGCGGGAGGTCGGCGAACTCCTCGCCCGGCTGCACCAGGACGGACTCGACCCCGCCTGGGACACCTTCTACCCCGACGCCGGGAAACGGGCCGTGCGTATGCCTGCCCATGCCTTCTCCACCGAGTGGCGGTCCTGGCACCAGCAGCCGGCGGTCTCCGCCCCCGCCGCCCGGCCGTCCGGCGCGCCCGCCACCGGGCCCGATCCCGACCGGGTGCGCCAGGGGGTGCGCGAGGCCGTCGTCATGGTCAGGGGCGGCCGCCACGACGAACTCGACGACGGTCTGCGCTTCTACGACGACCTCGGCTTCGACTCCGTCATGCTGATGGAGCTCAAGTACCGGCTGGAGGTGCGGTTCCCGGAGATCGGCGAACTGTCCATGCCGGAGATGCTCTCCAGCCTGGTCACCGTCGAGTCCCTGATCGGCTATCTGAGCGAGCAGCTCAACGCGGCGGTGGCGCCATGA
- a CDS encoding acyl carrier protein: MVPHPTGPDALGPWSAKPVAEFDERDFRHWLITRLSEYLQRPADEIGAHTPFAEYGLDSVAALSLYGDIEEEFGLFLEPTVAWDHPTADDLAHHLAEEFTKAGGEHREV; the protein is encoded by the coding sequence ATGGTGCCGCATCCCACCGGGCCAGACGCCCTGGGCCCCTGGTCGGCCAAGCCTGTGGCCGAGTTCGACGAACGCGACTTCAGGCACTGGCTGATCACCCGGCTCAGCGAGTATCTCCAGCGCCCCGCCGACGAGATCGGTGCGCACACCCCCTTCGCGGAGTACGGCCTGGACTCGGTGGCGGCGCTCAGCCTCTACGGAGACATCGAGGAGGAGTTCGGGCTGTTCCTCGAACCGACCGTCGCCTGGGACCACCCCACGGCCGACGATCTGGCCCACCACCTCGCCGAAGAGTTCACCAAGGCCGGCGGCGAGCACCGGGAGGTATGA
- a CDS encoding acyl-CoA dehydrogenase encodes MLTPSPEEVLIQQRVADLERRLGDPGDADNPLGLDALLAADERGELLAEAEQALADFRLNAEFVPTELGGRLDRIDTLGRVLRGVFRRDASLGLGYGATTFLAAIAIWAAGTPEQQRRVADLLLAGGRLAIAYHELAHGNDFVRNEFRATPTADGFVMSGEKHVINNVERAEALVLFSRTEDTVGSRSHSVLLVDKAAVPADRYSYLPRYETVGVRGCRNAGVRFTDCPLPADALVGKLGDGVELALRSFQITRSVLPSMILGGGDTALRTAVSFALDRKLYHRSVLEIPHARATVVGAFSDLLISDCLALTATRAVHLVPEATSVYAAAVKYLLPKLLTETAYDLSIVLGANFYVRDGAYGAFQKHVRDLPMISLGHAGTAACQATIIPQLPRLARTAWFSGKPAPEGLFRVRDGLPPLDPARLVLVAGSDALIASLDGAAEAIAGAAGSRAGEYADALTALAAALEDELRSLQSECRDMSPKDRTVLASPKAYAIADRYTLLLAGAACLGVWRHQEPQDDPFLASPAWLAAALTRLVKRLGHPLPKLPDGWEDQLLDEVLNRYHEGRSYDLYDTPIVG; translated from the coding sequence ATGCTGACCCCGAGCCCGGAAGAAGTCCTCATCCAGCAGCGCGTCGCCGACCTGGAGAGGCGACTCGGCGACCCCGGGGACGCCGACAACCCGCTCGGTCTGGACGCCCTGCTCGCCGCCGACGAACGCGGCGAGCTGCTCGCCGAAGCCGAACAGGCCCTGGCCGACTTCCGGCTCAACGCGGAGTTCGTACCGACCGAGCTCGGCGGACGCCTGGACCGCATCGACACCCTCGGCCGGGTGCTGCGCGGCGTCTTCCGCCGGGACGCCAGCCTGGGACTCGGCTACGGAGCCACCACCTTTCTCGCGGCGATCGCGATCTGGGCGGCCGGCACCCCCGAACAGCAGCGGCGGGTCGCCGATCTGCTCCTGGCCGGCGGTCGGCTGGCCATCGCGTACCACGAACTCGCCCACGGCAACGACTTCGTACGCAATGAATTCCGGGCCACCCCGACCGCCGACGGCTTTGTGATGTCCGGCGAGAAGCACGTCATCAACAACGTCGAACGGGCCGAGGCGCTCGTGCTGTTCAGCCGCACCGAGGACACCGTCGGCAGCCGCAGCCACTCCGTGCTCCTGGTCGACAAGGCCGCTGTGCCCGCCGACCGCTACAGCTATCTGCCGCGGTACGAGACCGTCGGCGTACGCGGCTGCCGGAACGCGGGCGTGCGGTTCACCGACTGCCCGCTGCCCGCCGACGCGCTCGTCGGCAAGCTCGGCGACGGCGTCGAACTGGCCCTGCGCTCCTTCCAGATCACCCGCAGCGTGCTGCCCTCCATGATCCTCGGCGGCGGAGACACCGCGCTGCGCACGGCGGTCTCCTTCGCCCTGGACCGCAAGCTCTACCACCGCTCCGTGCTGGAGATCCCGCACGCCCGCGCCACCGTCGTCGGAGCCTTCAGCGATCTGCTGATCAGCGACTGCCTGGCGCTGACCGCCACCCGGGCCGTGCACCTGGTCCCGGAGGCCACCAGCGTGTACGCGGCAGCCGTGAAATACCTGCTGCCCAAGCTGCTCACCGAGACCGCCTACGACCTGTCCATCGTGCTCGGCGCCAACTTCTATGTACGCGACGGGGCCTACGGAGCCTTCCAGAAGCACGTCCGCGATCTGCCCATGATCAGCCTCGGCCACGCGGGCACCGCGGCCTGTCAGGCCACGATCATCCCGCAGCTGCCGCGCCTCGCCCGCACCGCCTGGTTCTCCGGAAAGCCCGCGCCCGAAGGCCTGTTCCGGGTTCGCGACGGGCTTCCGCCGCTCGACCCCGCCCGGCTGGTGCTGGTGGCCGGCAGCGACGCGCTGATCGCATCGCTGGACGGTGCCGCCGAGGCCATCGCGGGCGCCGCGGGCTCCCGGGCCGGCGAATACGCCGACGCCCTCACCGCGCTGGCCGCCGCTCTTGAGGACGAGCTGCGCAGCCTGCAGAGCGAGTGCCGGGACATGTCGCCCAAGGACCGCACGGTGCTGGCCAGCCCCAAGGCGTACGCCATCGCCGACCGCTACACGCTGCTGCTGGCGGGCGCCGCATGCCTGGGCGTCTGGCGGCACCAGGAGCCGCAGGACGACCCGTTCCTCGCCTCGCCCGCCTGGCTCGCCGCCGCGCTCACCCGCCTGGTGAAGCGGCTCGGCCACCCGCTGCCGAAGCTCCCGGACGGCTGGGAGGACCAACTGCTCGACGAGGTTCTCAACCGCTATCACGAAGGCCGCAGTTACGACCTGTACGACACCCCGATCGTCGGCTGA